The window GCCGCCGCTGCCGTGTGACGGGCGTCCACCTCCTCACTGAGGTACGCCAGGGCGATGGCGGGGATCGCACCGAGTGCCACGCCCTCGGTCAGTCGCACGGCGAGGAACACGCCGATACCGCCCGAGAGGGGCGCCAGCAGTCCGAGCAGCGTTGCGGCGCAGATTCCGATCGTCATGGCCGGCACCCGACCGAAACGGTCGGCGACGATGGACCACGGGATGACGGCGGCGGCCAGGCCGAGGGTCGTCGCAGACACCGACAGAGACGCGGTCGGCGGCGAGACCTGCAGGTTGGCGGCGATGAGCGGCAGCAGCGCTTGGGGAGAATACAGCTGAGCGAAGGTGGCGATGCCGGCGAAGAACAGGGCGACGAGCAGGCGCCGGTACGCACGACTTCCCGGCAGGTGCCCGGTCGCGTCGCTCATCGCCTGCACGCTACGCGACCCTTCGCGTCTGATCCGCTCACACACGGCAGAGGGCCGGAACCCTTGCGGGTTCCGGCCCTCTGCGCGGGTGGTGCGGGATCAGCGACCCGACAGCTTCTCACGAAGCGCGGCGAGCGCCTCGTCGTCGGCCAGCGTTCCGCCGGCAGAGGTGTCGGACGAGAACGAGGACGAGCCCGTCGACTCGACCGCGGGCGCGTTCGCCTCGGCCTCGAGGGCCTTGACGACGGCGGCCTTGTGGGCCTCCCAGCGCGCCTGTGCGGCGGCGTAGTCCTGCTCCCAGGCCTCGCGCTGCTCGTCGAAGCCTTCCTTCCACTGGTTGGTCTCCGGGTCGAAGCCCTCGGGGTACTTGTACTCCCCGTTCTCGTCGTACTCGGTGACCATGCCGTAGAGGGCCGGGTCGAACTCGGTGCCGTAGGGGTCGACCGACTCGTTGGCCTGCTTCAGCGACAGCGAGATGCGGCGGCGCTCGAGGTCGATGTCGATGATCTTGACGAAGACCTCTTCACCGACCGAGACGACCTGCTCGGCGAGCTCGACGTGCTTGCCCGACAGCTCGGAGATGTGCACGAGGCCCTCGATGCCGTCCGCGACGCGGACGAACGCACCGAACGGCACGAGCTTGGTGACCTTGCCCGGTGCGATCTGGCCGATCGCGTGGGTGCGGGCGAAGACCTGCCACGGGTCCTCCTGCGTCGCCTTCAGCGACAGCGAGACGCGCTCGCGGTCGAGGTCGACCTCGAGGATCTCGACGGTGACCTCCTGGCCCACCTCGACGACCTCGGAGGCGTGCTCGATGTGCTTCCACGACAGCTCGGACACGTGCACGAGGCCGTCCACGCCGCCGAGGTCGACGAAGGCACCGAAGTTGACGATCGACGACACCGTACCCTTGCGGACCTGGCCCTTGTGCAGGTTGTTGAGGAACGTGGTGCGCGACTCGGACTGCGTCTGCTCGAGCAGGGCCCGACGCGAGAGGACGACGTTGTTGCGGTTCTTGTCCAGCTCGAGGATCTTCGCCTCGATCTCCTGACCCAGGTACGGGGTCAGGTCGCGGACGCGGCGCAGTTCGATGAGCGAGGCGGGAAGGAACCCGCGCAGGCCGATGTCGACGATGAGGCCGCCCTTGACGACCTCGATCACCTGACCGGTGACCACGCCGTCGGTCTCCTTGATCTTCTCCACGTCGCCCCAGGCGCGCTCGTACTGCGCACGCTTCTTCGACAGGATGAGGCGGCCTTCCTTGTCCTCCTTCTGGAGGACGAGCGCCTCGACGTGGTCGCCGACGCCCACGACCTCGTTGGGGTCGACGTCGTGCTTGATCGAAAGCTCGCGCGAGGGGATGACGCCCTCGGTCTTGTAGCCGACGTCGAGGAGCACCTCGTCGCGGTCGATCTTCACGACGGTGCCCTCGATGAGGTCTCCGTCGTTGAAGAACTTCAGGGTCTTCTCGACCGCGGCCAGGAAGTCCTCGGCAGATCCGATGTCGTTGATCGCGACCTGCTTGGTGGCCGGGGCGGTCGTTGCGGTAGTCATGTAGTGGGTTGTCCTTGGTGGTGTGGTGTTCGGGCCCTGGCTGCCGGATCCGCACGCGAACGCGGACGAATCCCGACCCCGAGGCGGAGCGGATTGTGGTCGTACGATGTCAGAGCGGCGCACCGGCCCCGCACGCGGACCTGGATCACAAACCCGGGCACAGCGGAACCGTCACACGCGTGACACTTCAGGTTATCAGAGTGCGTCAGCCCGCGGAGACCTCGACGGTGAACTCCAGGGGCTGGATTCCCCCGTCCTGGTTGGTCATGGTGACCGTCGTCGTTCCCTCGGCGACCGCCTGGACCCCGGGGTTGAACGTGGCGTCGCCTTCCTCGCGTCCCTGGACGAATTCGGCCACCGCCGGATCCGCAACCTCCCCCTCGTAGCTGTCGACGGCGAGGTCGCCGGTGTTGATGTTGAGCACCTGGCCGACGACGAGCTCGACCGTCGCGCCCTGCAGGTCGTTCGCCGACTCGGTGACCGGCGCGATCACGGGGGTGTTCTCCGGACTCGCTCCCCCGGGTGCGCAGGCGCTGAGCGCGATCGCCGCGGTGAGGGTACCGAGGACGGTGAGGACGAGCTTCGGGCTGCGCATCCTCTCACCATGGCAGGAACGGTCGCGTCAGACCAGAAGGCGCCCGAGGAGTCGGGTGAGGATGCCCTGCTCCTCCCGGGAGAGACCGGCGAGCTCCTCGGCCTCGCGTCGGACGAGCTCGGTCATCGCGGCGTCGACCCGCTCCGTGCCCTCAGGGCTGAGCCGCACCAGCACGCCCCGACCGTCGCGGGGGTTCGGACGCCGTTCGACGAGGCCGCGCGCGGCGAGCTTCTCGAGGCGATTGGTCATGGCCGCGCTCCCGATCATGGTGGACTCGATCAGCTGAGCGGGGCTCAGTTCGTGCGGTTCATCGGCGCGCCGAAGGGCCGCCAGAACGTCGAACTCCCAGACCGACAGCCCCGCGCTGAAAAAGGCCTCTGCGCGCAGACGCGCGAGCCGGAGCGCCACGCGGCGCAGCCGCGACATGACATCCAGCGGCGTCAGATCGACGTCGGGGAGCCGACGTGACCACGCATCGATCAGCAGATCGACGTCGTCGTCCCTCTCCCGGGCCTCCCCGCTCATACTCCGACCGTAGCGGACGCCACGAGGGGTGAGCCCCGTCGGCGGGTGCTATCGCGCGTCGGGTGCGGCCGCGAATGCCTCCGGGATCGGCTGGTCGCCGCCGCCGAAACGCAGAGTGCGCCCGATCGTCGCGGGCTCGACCAAGGCCGTGGCCACGGCGGCGGCGACGTCCGCGCGGGGCACGGCACCGCGTCCCTGCGGATCGATCTCGATGCGTCCCGTACCCGGATCGTCGAGGAGCGCCCCTGGACCGAGCACCGTCCACGACAGCTCGGTGCCGCGCAGGTGATCGTCGGCGGCGAGCTTGGCATCGGCGTAAGGGAAGAACGGGTCGTCCTGCGGCACTCCGTGGTCGGGCGCGGATCCGAGCCACGACACCATCACGTATCGGGCGACACCGGCCCGGGCGGCCGCGTCCATCGATCGGATCGCCGCGTCGCGGTCCACCGCGTAGGTGCGCGCGGCGTCGCCGCCTCCGGCGCCGGCCGACCAGACGACGACGTCGTGCCCGGACACCAGATCGGCGAGCGCATCGATATCGAGCGTCTCGATATCGGCCACGCGCGGGGTCGCCCCGGTGCTCTCCACGTCGCGGACGTGGTCGGGGTTGCGGATGACCGCCGTCACCTCATCGCCCCTCGAGACCAGCAGCGGCGCCAGAAGCATCGCGACCTTGCCGTGTCCGCCGAAAACCAGCACCCGAGACATCCGCTCTCCTTCTGTTCGTCCGGCTCCCAGCCCATCGGCCGGACCCGACGCTGTCAACCCCGCCCGACGTGGCTAGCGTTGAGGTATGCGACTGACCTCGGCGATCCGCGCCCCACGTCGCGCCCCCCTGCTTCAGGTGGCCAAGTCGGCGATCGCGACGGTGGCGGCGTGGCTCGTCGCAGGCTGGCTCATTCAGGGCCCTCCCCCGGTCTTCGCCGCGATCGCCGCGCTCCTGGTCGTGCAGCCGAGCC of the Microbacterium invictum genome contains:
- the rpsA gene encoding 30S ribosomal protein S1, whose amino-acid sequence is MTTATTAPATKQVAINDIGSAEDFLAAVEKTLKFFNDGDLIEGTVVKIDRDEVLLDVGYKTEGVIPSRELSIKHDVDPNEVVGVGDHVEALVLQKEDKEGRLILSKKRAQYERAWGDVEKIKETDGVVTGQVIEVVKGGLIVDIGLRGFLPASLIELRRVRDLTPYLGQEIEAKILELDKNRNNVVLSRRALLEQTQSESRTTFLNNLHKGQVRKGTVSSIVNFGAFVDLGGVDGLVHVSELSWKHIEHASEVVEVGQEVTVEILEVDLDRERVSLSLKATQEDPWQVFARTHAIGQIAPGKVTKLVPFGAFVRVADGIEGLVHISELSGKHVELAEQVVSVGEEVFVKIIDIDLERRRISLSLKQANESVDPYGTEFDPALYGMVTEYDENGEYKYPEGFDPETNQWKEGFDEQREAWEQDYAAAQARWEAHKAAVVKALEAEANAPAVESTGSSSFSSDTSAGGTLADDEALAALREKLSGR
- a CDS encoding MarR family winged helix-turn-helix transcriptional regulator, yielding MSGEARERDDDVDLLIDAWSRRLPDVDLTPLDVMSRLRRVALRLARLRAEAFFSAGLSVWEFDVLAALRRADEPHELSPAQLIESTMIGSAAMTNRLEKLAARGLVERRPNPRDGRGVLVRLSPEGTERVDAAMTELVRREAEELAGLSREEQGILTRLLGRLLV
- a CDS encoding SDR family oxidoreductase, translating into MSRVLVFGGHGKVAMLLAPLLVSRGDEVTAVIRNPDHVRDVESTGATPRVADIETLDIDALADLVSGHDVVVWSAGAGGGDAARTYAVDRDAAIRSMDAAARAGVARYVMVSWLGSAPDHGVPQDDPFFPYADAKLAADDHLRGTELSWTVLGPGALLDDPGTGRIEIDPQGRGAVPRADVAAAVATALVEPATIGRTLRFGGGDQPIPEAFAAAPDAR